In one Spirosoma rigui genomic region, the following are encoded:
- a CDS encoding sensor histidine kinase: MITTTNDVLVMLITGTIVVLMMALFGVGFILYYHRRQREIVREKRLMQENYQRELLLSQLEIQNNTLQQVAHELHDNIGQLLTVAVMRLNTLEDELDQPGAQHTVQQIRELIRTVITDVRSLSKTLDFDTVQRFGLLPSLTFELDRIQRVARVHTQLVTTGDVYSMGEQAETVLLRMAQESLNNALKHAQASQLTISVDYQPETFRLVIADDGRGFSIPDVASRSIDQAGAGLSNLNRRAGLLGGTCTVASQPDLGTRVDIVLPRVKG; the protein is encoded by the coding sequence ATGATCACTACGACAAATGATGTGCTGGTAATGCTGATCACCGGTACGATTGTCGTGCTGATGATGGCCCTTTTCGGCGTAGGTTTTATTTTGTATTACCACCGTCGTCAGCGGGAGATCGTGCGCGAAAAAAGGCTCATGCAGGAAAACTACCAGCGCGAGCTTCTGCTCTCCCAGCTCGAAATACAGAACAACACCCTGCAACAGGTAGCGCACGAACTGCACGATAACATCGGACAACTGCTGACCGTTGCGGTCATGCGACTCAATACACTCGAAGACGAGCTGGACCAACCCGGTGCCCAGCACACTGTGCAGCAGATACGGGAGTTGATCCGGACGGTCATTACCGACGTTCGCAGTTTATCGAAAACGCTTGACTTTGACACCGTTCAACGGTTTGGGCTGCTGCCCAGCCTTACGTTTGAACTAGACCGGATCCAGCGCGTAGCCCGTGTTCACACGCAACTGGTCACAACCGGCGACGTCTATTCCATGGGCGAACAGGCCGAAACGGTTTTGCTGCGAATGGCGCAGGAATCGTTGAACAACGCGCTCAAACACGCCCAGGCAAGTCAGCTGACAATTTCCGTCGATTACCAGCCCGAAACATTCAGGCTCGTCATTGCCGACGACGGGCGCGGGTTTAGTATACCCGACGTAGCCAGTCGTTCCATCGACCAGGCCGGTGCCGGGCTGAGTAACCTCAACCGGCGGGCGGGCCTGCTGGGGGGCACCTGTACCGTAGCGAGCCAGCCCGATCTGGGCACCCGGGTCGACATTGTACTGCCCCGCGTAAAAGGCTGA
- a CDS encoding fasciclin domain-containing protein — MKTFKLIFSVITLLAISQVSFAQEKTVMVGGAAMYPSKNIIENAVNSKDHTTLVAAVKAAGLVETLSGAGPFTVFAPTNKAFDKLPKGTVETLVKPESKDMLTGILTYHVVPGKVSAADLMKMIKDNGGKATLKTVAGGNLTAMMKGKNVVLMDAKGGTSTVTIADVNQSNGVIHVIDTVLMP, encoded by the coding sequence ATGAAAACGTTCAAACTTATTTTTTCGGTGATCACGCTGCTGGCCATCAGCCAGGTTTCGTTTGCTCAGGAAAAAACGGTGATGGTAGGCGGTGCCGCCATGTATCCTTCCAAGAATATCATCGAGAATGCCGTAAATTCTAAAGATCACACAACGCTCGTTGCCGCTGTAAAAGCCGCCGGGCTGGTTGAAACGCTGTCGGGTGCGGGTCCGTTCACGGTATTTGCACCAACCAACAAAGCGTTCGACAAACTGCCTAAAGGCACGGTTGAAACGCTGGTGAAGCCAGAAAGCAAGGATATGCTGACCGGCATTCTAACCTACCACGTCGTACCCGGTAAGGTTAGCGCGGCCGATCTGATGAAAATGATCAAGGATAATGGTGGTAAAGCAACGCTGAAAACGGTAGCCGGTGGCAACCTGACAGCTATGATGAAAGGCAAAAACGTTGTGCTGATGGACGCCAAGGGTGGTACGTCTACTGTTACCATCGCCGACGTAAACCAGTCGAACGGCGTGATCCACGTAATCGATACGGTGTTGATGCCCTAG
- a CDS encoding DUF1338 domain-containing protein gives MTTSPTQTLDAVLAGLMRRYSERVPDVQNIIRAMIDAQIIQSPDEIENDHIAFRTMGVPNLGLASFEKIFTHYGYEKRDEFNFIEKKLTAFWYSPPAGENQNLPRIFVSELRVDELSEEARRIIRTYTDTITSDPVDALDLDDAGAVDRFLHQPLWRTPTLANYQTLLAESEYAAWVIYNRYYLNHFTISVHNLKPGYNTIDAFVAFLADRGFRLNSAGGTIKVSPDGGLRQASTVAQMIDAEFAGGDVFRIAGSYVEFAERRVLPEFQHVPADQVGRQHRREGFETGNADKIFESTFTTQTNR, from the coding sequence ATGACAACTTCACCCACGCAAACCCTCGACGCGGTACTGGCCGGGCTGATGCGCCGGTACAGCGAGCGCGTGCCGGATGTGCAAAACATCATCCGCGCCATGATCGACGCTCAAATCATCCAGTCGCCCGATGAAATCGAAAACGACCACATTGCTTTTCGGACAATGGGTGTTCCTAACCTGGGGCTGGCGTCGTTCGAGAAGATATTTACCCACTACGGCTACGAAAAGCGCGACGAGTTCAACTTCATCGAGAAGAAGCTAACGGCCTTCTGGTACAGCCCGCCCGCCGGCGAAAACCAGAATCTGCCCCGTATCTTCGTGAGCGAACTACGCGTTGATGAACTGTCGGAAGAAGCCCGGCGAATTATCCGGACGTATACCGATACCATCACCAGCGACCCCGTCGATGCGCTCGACCTCGACGACGCCGGTGCCGTTGACCGGTTCCTGCACCAGCCCCTCTGGCGAACCCCTACCCTCGCCAATTATCAGACATTACTCGCCGAAAGCGAATACGCGGCCTGGGTCATTTATAACCGGTATTACCTGAATCATTTCACTATCAGTGTGCACAACCTGAAACCCGGCTATAACACCATCGATGCATTTGTAGCGTTTCTGGCCGACCGGGGGTTCCGGCTTAACTCGGCGGGCGGTACCATCAAGGTCAGCCCGGATGGTGGACTACGGCAGGCCTCAACCGTAGCGCAGATGATCGATGCCGAATTTGCCGGGGGAGACGTTTTCCGAATAGCAGGCTCTTACGTGGAGTTTGCCGAACGGCGGGTGCTGCCCGAGTTTCAGCACGTGCCCGCCGACCAGGTAGGCCGCCAGCACCGGCGCGAAGGCTTCGAAACGGGGAACGCCGATAAGATTTTCGAAAGTACCTTCACAACGCAGACAAACCGCTAG
- a CDS encoding sugar phosphate isomerase/epimerase family protein: MRTLYALLLAGLLQSGVTAQAQKPAPVGLELYSFRNQFAKDVPGTMATVKQMGFREVEVAGTYGLTFPDFRKLLDQNGLKAIATEGTFDDLEGNVPKVLAEAKALGAKYVVCFWLPHPGDMFTIESADRAIDVLNTAGKLLAENGISLCYHTHGYEFQTYKDGTFFDYLAENFDPKSVNFEMDVFWVKAPGYDPVAILQKYPKRFLLMHLKDRKPGTPESNNGKADVESNVALGQGDIGIAAVMKQAKKSGVKHFFIEDESSRSMQQIPQSISFLTGLK, from the coding sequence ATGAGAACACTCTACGCGCTCCTGCTCGCCGGCCTGCTCCAGTCTGGTGTTACCGCCCAGGCCCAAAAGCCAGCCCCCGTGGGTCTGGAACTGTACAGCTTCCGCAACCAGTTTGCCAAAGACGTGCCCGGTACGATGGCAACCGTCAAACAGATGGGCTTTCGTGAAGTTGAGGTAGCGGGCACGTATGGACTGACCTTTCCCGACTTTCGCAAGCTCCTCGATCAGAACGGGCTGAAAGCCATAGCAACCGAAGGCACCTTCGATGACCTGGAAGGAAATGTGCCGAAAGTACTCGCCGAAGCCAAAGCCCTCGGGGCTAAATACGTTGTCTGCTTCTGGCTACCGCATCCGGGTGATATGTTCACCATCGAGAGCGCCGACCGGGCTATTGACGTGTTGAACACGGCGGGCAAACTGCTGGCCGAAAATGGCATTTCGCTTTGTTACCACACCCATGGCTACGAATTTCAGACGTACAAAGACGGGACTTTTTTCGACTACCTGGCCGAAAACTTCGACCCTAAATCGGTGAATTTCGAGATGGATGTATTCTGGGTGAAAGCGCCCGGCTACGATCCGGTAGCAATTTTGCAGAAATACCCGAAACGGTTCCTGCTGATGCACCTCAAAGACCGGAAGCCCGGCACCCCGGAGAGCAACAATGGCAAAGCGGATGTGGAGTCGAACGTCGCGCTCGGGCAGGGTGATATCGGGATTGCTGCCGTTATGAAGCAGGCGAAAAAATCGGGCGTCAAGCATTTCTTTATCGAAGACGAATCGTCTCGATCCATGCAGCAAATTCCCCAGAGTATCTCCTTCCTGACGGGGCTGAAATAA
- a CDS encoding dipeptide epimerase → MQLLFHRVELRLNHTFTIAHDSRDVQATLIVELRDGLLRGYGEATATRYYGITIDGMVAALERIRPQIEAADLTDPALFWSDMQPHLANNPFALCALDQAAWDLWAKRQGQPLYKLWNLDTSRSPITNYTIGLDTPGRMVEKMQEFPWPLYKIKLGWPESDVETVRTLRSHTDAVFRVDANCGWTASDAIAWSHQLAELGVEFIEQPLPADDWAGAKAVFDASALPIIADESCIVESDVDRCAGYFHGVNIKLTKCGGITPARRMITRARERGLRVMVGCMTESSVGISAIAQLLPLLDYADLDGSLLIANDPATGVTFDNGRIVYASDNGTGVRLTVNDNE, encoded by the coding sequence ATGCAATTGCTCTTTCACCGCGTTGAACTGCGGTTAAACCATACCTTCACGATTGCTCACGACAGCCGCGACGTACAGGCAACGCTGATCGTTGAACTGCGCGACGGCCTGCTACGGGGGTACGGCGAAGCGACCGCTACGCGCTACTACGGGATCACCATCGATGGGATGGTCGCGGCTCTGGAACGGATTCGTCCGCAGATCGAAGCTGCCGATCTGACGGACCCCGCCCTGTTCTGGTCTGACATGCAGCCGCACCTGGCCAACAATCCCTTTGCGCTTTGCGCGCTCGATCAGGCAGCCTGGGACCTCTGGGCCAAACGGCAGGGGCAGCCGCTGTATAAACTGTGGAACCTCGATACAAGCCGAAGCCCCATCACCAATTATACCATTGGCCTGGATACGCCCGGGCGCATGGTTGAGAAAATGCAGGAGTTTCCCTGGCCGCTCTACAAAATCAAACTTGGCTGGCCGGAGTCGGACGTAGAAACGGTGCGCACCCTGCGTAGCCATACCGATGCCGTATTCCGGGTCGACGCCAACTGCGGCTGGACCGCGTCCGATGCAATTGCCTGGTCGCACCAGCTGGCAGAACTGGGCGTCGAGTTCATTGAGCAACCGCTGCCGGCCGATGACTGGGCGGGTGCCAAAGCCGTATTCGACGCCAGTGCCTTACCCATTATTGCCGATGAAAGTTGCATTGTCGAAAGCGACGTGGATCGCTGTGCAGGCTACTTCCACGGTGTCAACATCAAGCTAACCAAGTGTGGTGGCATTACTCCCGCCCGGCGCATGATCACGCGGGCCCGCGAGCGGGGGCTGCGCGTGATGGTGGGCTGCATGACGGAATCCAGCGTGGGTATTTCGGCCATTGCGCAGCTGCTGCCCCTGCTGGACTACGCCGATCTGGACGGATCGCTGCTTATTGCCAACGATCCTGCTACGGGTGTCACCTTCGACAACGGGCGGATCGTGTATGCCAGCGACAACGGCACAGGTGTGCGATTAACGGTCAATGATAATGAGTGA
- a CDS encoding response regulator transcription factor: MPISIAIADDHNLVAEAISDLVQKFDNYEVLFVAGNGRDLLNRLQRGPIPDIALVDLNMPEMDGFETTSQLRQLHPSVRVLALSMTDREEHIVRMVRNGARGYLLKDCRPSELRRALDDVTTKGFYYSDFLTHQLIRSMNLPDVAGPVSYFNLNKREFNFLKLACSELTYNEIADKMCVSPRTVDGYREAVFQKMNVRTRVGMALEAVRKGLVEL, from the coding sequence ATGCCTATATCCATCGCCATTGCCGACGACCACAACTTAGTGGCCGAAGCCATTTCTGACCTCGTTCAGAAATTTGATAACTACGAGGTGTTGTTCGTAGCCGGCAACGGTCGCGATCTCCTCAACCGCCTGCAACGGGGACCCATACCGGACATTGCGCTGGTTGACCTCAACATGCCCGAAATGGATGGCTTTGAAACAACGAGTCAGCTCCGGCAGCTGCACCCAAGCGTACGGGTGCTGGCGCTTTCCATGACCGACCGCGAAGAGCATATTGTTCGGATGGTTCGTAATGGAGCACGTGGTTACCTGCTTAAAGATTGCCGGCCATCGGAGTTGCGCCGGGCACTGGACGATGTAACAACGAAGGGGTTCTATTACTCTGATTTTTTGACCCACCAGCTGATTCGCAGCATGAACCTGCCGGATGTGGCCGGACCGGTTTCGTATTTCAACCTCAACAAACGCGAATTCAACTTCCTGAAACTGGCCTGCAGCGAATTGACCTATAACGAAATAGCGGATAAGATGTGCGTAAGCCCCCGCACCGTGGATGGCTACCGGGAGGCTGTATTCCAGAAGATGAACGTACGGACCCGCGTAGGTATGGCGCTGGAAGCCGTCCGGAAAGGATTGGTAGAACTGTAG
- a CDS encoding aminotransferase class I/II-fold pyridoxal phosphate-dependent enzyme, with the protein MSEIFTIDHLPGRTIAHEDRSYLFFSGTAYLGLPQHPTFQQLLVEGIARYGTSFGSSRNGNLRLRIYEEAEAKLAAMTGAPQALTVSSGMLAGQVVVNWLRSQQTRFIYGPQAHPAIWDGPGVVLPALSFADWTAQLVDSLRQEPPGEHLAILVNSVDAVRSGYYSFDWVADLPDDRPITLVVDDSHGLGVLNNGIAGVWPQIRPKANVNYIVTGSLAKGMGLPGGVVLGTAATLATLRETAFFGACSPVPPAYLDAFTKAGALYTEGRERLRQNLILAEKLLMRTGLFSHAAGYPIFFTEQDDLYPFLLERGVFVYSFAYPTAADRANTRVVISAFHTFEDIQALANAVYAYVFG; encoded by the coding sequence ATGAGTGAGATTTTTACGATTGACCACCTGCCGGGCCGGACCATTGCGCACGAGGACCGGTCTTATCTGTTTTTCAGCGGTACGGCTTATCTGGGCCTGCCGCAGCACCCCACGTTTCAGCAGTTACTGGTTGAGGGCATAGCCCGCTACGGTACCTCCTTTGGTAGCTCGCGCAACGGTAACCTCCGCCTGCGCATATACGAAGAAGCCGAAGCAAAACTGGCCGCCATGACAGGTGCCCCGCAGGCACTGACGGTTTCGTCGGGAATGCTGGCCGGTCAGGTGGTGGTGAACTGGTTACGGAGCCAGCAAACGCGGTTTATCTACGGGCCGCAGGCGCACCCGGCCATTTGGGATGGTCCGGGTGTTGTGCTGCCTGCGCTGTCCTTTGCGGATTGGACAGCCCAACTTGTTGATTCGCTGCGGCAGGAACCACCGGGGGAACACCTGGCTATCCTGGTCAATTCTGTTGATGCTGTCCGGTCCGGTTACTACTCGTTCGACTGGGTAGCGGACCTGCCCGACGATCGGCCCATCACGCTCGTCGTGGACGATTCGCACGGGTTAGGTGTGCTGAACAACGGCATTGCCGGTGTCTGGCCCCAAATTCGGCCAAAGGCCAATGTTAACTACATCGTGACCGGGTCGCTGGCCAAGGGTATGGGGTTGCCGGGGGGCGTTGTGCTGGGTACGGCCGCGACGCTGGCGACGCTGCGGGAAACGGCTTTTTTCGGAGCCTGCTCCCCCGTACCACCCGCCTACCTGGATGCCTTTACAAAAGCGGGCGCATTGTATACGGAGGGTCGCGAACGCCTTCGGCAAAATCTGATCCTGGCCGAGAAGCTGCTCATGCGAACGGGTCTGTTCAGCCACGCAGCCGGCTACCCCATTTTTTTTACGGAACAGGACGACCTCTACCCGTTTCTGCTGGAACGGGGTGTGTTCGTCTACTCCTTTGCGTACCCAACTGCGGCCGACCGCGCCAATACCCGCGTCGTTATCAGTGCTTTTCACACGTTTGAGGACATCCAGGCACTGGCCAACGCCGTTTACGCGTATGTTTTTGGGTAG